GGTTTCTTCGCCGACGTGCAGGTCTACATGGATGACGAGACCGATGAAGGGCTGGTGCTGCGCATTACGGTGGAGGAGTACCCGTCTCTGGAGGAGATCATTTTCGAGGGGAACAAGAAGATCAGCAAGAACAAGTTGTTGGAGGCCATCGAGTTCAAGCCGCCCCAAATTCTGTCCGAGTACGCCGTATCAGAGGTGGTGCGCAAAGTCAAGGCGGCGTACCACGAGGATGGTTTTCTGAAGGTGGAGGTGGCCGTTGATCAGCTGCCCGGGGAGCGTCCCCATGGGCAAAAGTTGGTGATCTCGATCAAGGAACACAAGCGGGTGCGTCTGAAACACATCCGCATCGAAGGCAACGACAATGTTGCTACCTGGCTGATACGGCTGAAGATGAAGAACACCAAGCGGTGGCGGTGGTACACCTTTTGGCGCTCTCCATTCAACCAGGACGAATACGAAGAAGACATAAAGAGCGTGTTGGATTACTATCGCAACCAAGGCTACCGCGATGTCATGATCGCCAGTGATTCAGTGGGCTATGCTCCCGATGGCAAGTCCATGGAATTAGTGCTGCGCATCAGTGAGGGGCATCCGTACTACTACCGCAACTTCAGCTGGGAAGGCAACACGCTGCACACGGATGAGAAGCTGCAGGCGGCGCTGGGATTCAGCACCGGAGACCTGGTGAACAAGGAGGCCTTTGCGATGGCCGTGGCGCAGAAAGTCCACCCGGTGTATATGGATGAGGGCTACCTCTATTCGCGTGTGGAACCGGTGGAGTATCCGGTAGGTATGGATTCGGTGGACGTGGTCTTCAACATTGTTGAGGGCAAGAAGGTCTCCATCCGGTACATCAACATCTCCGGCAACGAGAAGACCCGCGACTATGTGATTCGCCGTGAGCTGCGCATTGATCCGGGCGACACCTTCAGTTATGAGCGGCTGGGGCGCAGCCAGCGTGACGTTTGGATCCTGAATTTCTTCGAGAATGTGGAGCCCGACGTGCAACCGGTGGACGAGGATGAGGTAGACTTAGATATAAAGGTGACCGAACGGTCGACCGACCGTGCCAACCTGTCCATCGGGTACACTGAGCAGTTCGGCATCATTGGTGGTGGCGGGCTGGAGTTCAACAACTTGCTCGGCACGGGGCAGTTGCTTAATCTGAATTACACCCGGGGTGCACAGAATAGTTTGGGTCTGTCGTCTGGGGTTCGGCAATCGGCCTACCAGTCAATATCGGTGAGCCTGATGAATCCGTGGTTGCTGAACACGCCTAACCTGGTGGGCCTGTCGGTCTTTTATTCTGAGCGGGGGCGTTCCCAGGCCGCTGCGTTTTACCTGCCGTTCGACATCATTCAAATTGGTGGTTCCGCCCGCTGGGGGCGCCGGTTCCGGTGGCCGGACTCCTTCTTTCGAGGATCGTGGAGCTTTCAGGCCGCAAACAAGAGCTACTCACTGGATGATCCATCACAATCACTTGAGGAGCGGCGTCAGCTGTTAAAGAGTTACCTGAGCGGGGTGACCGATGACGAATTCCCCGAAGGCGAGGCCTACATCTCGACGATTGGCATCTCCCTTACCCAGGCCATCTCCAGGGACAGCCGCGACCGGCCCGAGTTCCCCACGAGGGGTTCGGAACTGAACTGGGTGTCCACCCTCTCCGGGCTTTGGCTGGGCGGCAATGAGGATTTCCATAAGCATGTATTCACCCTCAAGTGGTATGTTCCCGCCACCCAGAAACTGGTGTTCCACCAGTCGCTGAAGCTGGGGGCCATCAAACAGGTGACGAGCCGTGGCGACCGGTCGATTCTGCCACCGGATGAGCGCTTCTACATGGGTGGGACGGGGATACCATTTGGTGAGATGTTACGTGGATACCAAGACAACACCGTGGGTCCCTATCTTGATCGGCCGCTGGGCGGAACGGTGATGCTGAAATATTCAGCGGAGCTGCGGTTGTCGCTTTCGAACAGCCCCACTGTCTATGCCCTCGCCTTCGTAGATATGGGCAACACCTGGCTCGATTTTGGCTCGGTTGACCCCTTCCTGCTGAAGCGGTCGGCAGGTGTCGGCGTTCGCATATTCATGCCCATGCTGGGGCTGCTGGGCTTGGACCTGGGCTACGGCTTCGACCCGGTGGACAGTGACCGTGTCCGTAGCCCAAACCGTGATCCGGGTCCCCATGGGTGGGAGTTTCACTTTATTTTCGGAGCACCCTTTTAACTCGAAGAAGGAGTTGTAGTGAAGACACACGGGCATACCCTTGGTTCGATCAGCCTGGCGTTGGCAATCCCCATGATGTTGGCGGGCCAGCTCAAGATAGGGTACATCGATTCCAACCGGATCATGCAGGAATTTGAGGAAGTTCGCGACGCCCAGGCACAGCTGGAGAAAGAGACCCGGAGACTGCAGGTGGAGTACAACGTTCACGTGGAGCGCCTGGACAGTTTGAGCAAGCAGTTCGAGCGCCAGCGTCTGTTGCTGAGCAATGAGAAGATTCGTGCAAAAGAGCGCGAGATACAGGAACAAATTCAGGAGACACAGCAGTACCAGCAGGCCAAATTTGGTCCCGAAGGAGACCTCTATCGCTACCAGGCCCAGCTGATGGCGCCGGTATTGGACAAGGTGGATAAAGCGGTGAAGAAGATAGGCGCTGAGCGGTCATATGACTATATCGTTGATGCCGCCGGCGGCGCCCTGGTCTACGCCTTGCCAGAGTGGGATCTCACCAGTGAGGTGATCGAGGAGCTGCGCCGTTCCGCATCAAACTAACGCTCCACACTGACTTGCCTACCCTCGCCCAGATCGCCCGTGTGATCCACGGTGACGTGGACGGGGATGGCTCCATTGAGATTACCCATGCCTGCGATATCAAATCGGGCAACGAGGGCGGTATTACTTTCCTGGCAACCCCTGCGTACAGTACTTATCTGGCCGATTCTGGTGCCAGCGCCGTTATTCTGGGTGCCACTATGGACAGCCAGGGATTGGCCGGCATACGGGTGGAAAACCCCGCATTGGGGTTTGCTGCCGCGCTGGCCTTTCTCCATCCGGCTGCTGGAGCCGAGACGGGCGTCCACCCCTCCGCCCAGGTGGGGAACGCGGTCAAACTGGGCCAGAACGTAAGCATCGGTCCCTTCGTTGTAATTGGTGCCGGGGCCTCCGTGGGCGATGACTCCATCATTGGCGCGGGTACTCACGTGGGTGGGGGCGCGGTGCTGGGCCGTGCTGTGCACCTCTATCCCAGCGTGGTGCTGTACGACGGCGTTCAGTTGGGTGATGAGGTAATTGTGCACAGCGGGGCCGTCATCGGGGCAGATGGATTTGGCTATGTCACGGATAACGCCAGCCACCACAAAGTGCCTCAGGTAGGTGGGGTAGTCATCGGCCACCAAGTGGAGATAGGCGCCAACAGCACCGTTGACCGGGGCACCATCGGTAATACTACGATTGGTGAGGGCACAAAAATCGACAATCTGGTGCACATAGCCCACAACGTGAGGGTGGGTCGCGGCTGCCTCTTTGCCGCGGAAGTGGGGATTGCCGGCTCGACTGAAATCGGCGACTTTGTGACCCTCGGGGGACAGGTGGGCGTGGTAGACCATGTGACCATTGGAGACCGGGCAGTGGTGGCCAGCAAATCGGCGGTGATGCAATCGCTGGAGGGTGGAAAGACCTACGCTGGAA
This is a stretch of genomic DNA from Candidatus Neomarinimicrobiota bacterium. It encodes these proteins:
- the bamA gene encoding outer membrane protein assembly factor BamA, whose translation is MVFKTGITLIFLLATLAWGQPVPSFSLKEVVVEGSERASQQVIRSTSRLIPGRTVTGLDIQRGIRRLWDLGFFADVQVYMDDETDEGLVLRITVEEYPSLEEIIFEGNKKISKNKLLEAIEFKPPQILSEYAVSEVVRKVKAAYHEDGFLKVEVAVDQLPGERPHGQKLVISIKEHKRVRLKHIRIEGNDNVATWLIRLKMKNTKRWRWYTFWRSPFNQDEYEEDIKSVLDYYRNQGYRDVMIASDSVGYAPDGKSMELVLRISEGHPYYYRNFSWEGNTLHTDEKLQAALGFSTGDLVNKEAFAMAVAQKVHPVYMDEGYLYSRVEPVEYPVGMDSVDVVFNIVEGKKVSIRYINISGNEKTRDYVIRRELRIDPGDTFSYERLGRSQRDVWILNFFENVEPDVQPVDEDEVDLDIKVTERSTDRANLSIGYTEQFGIIGGGGLEFNNLLGTGQLLNLNYTRGAQNSLGLSSGVRQSAYQSISVSLMNPWLLNTPNLVGLSVFYSERGRSQAAAFYLPFDIIQIGGSARWGRRFRWPDSFFRGSWSFQAANKSYSLDDPSQSLEERRQLLKSYLSGVTDDEFPEGEAYISTIGISLTQAISRDSRDRPEFPTRGSELNWVSTLSGLWLGGNEDFHKHVFTLKWYVPATQKLVFHQSLKLGAIKQVTSRGDRSILPPDERFYMGGTGIPFGEMLRGYQDNTVGPYLDRPLGGTVMLKYSAELRLSLSNSPTVYALAFVDMGNTWLDFGSVDPFLLKRSAGVGVRIFMPMLGLLGLDLGYGFDPVDSDRVRSPNRDPGPHGWEFHFIFGAPF
- a CDS encoding OmpH family outer membrane protein, with translation MKTHGHTLGSISLALAIPMMLAGQLKIGYIDSNRIMQEFEEVRDAQAQLEKETRRLQVEYNVHVERLDSLSKQFERQRLLLSNEKIRAKEREIQEQIQETQQYQQAKFGPEGDLYRYQAQLMAPVLDKVDKAVKKIGAERSYDYIVDAAGGALVYALPEWDLTSEVIEELRRSASN
- the lpxD gene encoding UDP-3-O-(3-hydroxymyristoyl)glucosamine N-acyltransferase, which translates into the protein MPTLAQIARVIHGDVDGDGSIEITHACDIKSGNEGGITFLATPAYSTYLADSGASAVILGATMDSQGLAGIRVENPALGFAAALAFLHPAAGAETGVHPSAQVGNAVKLGQNVSIGPFVVIGAGASVGDDSIIGAGTHVGGGAVLGRAVHLYPSVVLYDGVQLGDEVIVHSGAVIGADGFGYVTDNASHHKVPQVGGVVIGHQVEIGANSTVDRGTIGNTTIGEGTKIDNLVHIAHNVRVGRGCLFAAEVGIAGSTEIGDFVTLGGQVGVVDHVTIGDRAVVASKSAVMQSLEGGKTYAGIPALEQPRWLRQSASIKKLPELAARLRRFETRLGELEGAQQQEKD